A single region of the Acidimicrobiales bacterium genome encodes:
- the rplI gene encoding 50S ribosomal protein L9 — protein sequence MRIVLRTDVDGVGKKGDILEVADGYARNFLIPKGRAIKATPGVQAQAEAMRRSRDLKDAKDRESAEVVARTLVPKTIRIPAKAGAEGKLFGSVTAADIIAAVTEQAGVELDRRKLQLDEPIKTLGTHHVPVKLHSDVQFPVTVEVVAS from the coding sequence ATGCGGATCGTCCTGCGCACCGATGTCGACGGCGTCGGCAAGAAGGGCGACATCCTCGAGGTCGCCGACGGCTACGCCCGCAACTTCCTCATCCCCAAGGGGCGGGCCATCAAGGCCACCCCCGGGGTGCAGGCCCAGGCCGAGGCCATGCGCCGGTCCCGCGACCTCAAGGACGCCAAGGACCGGGAGTCGGCCGAGGTGGTGGCCCGCACGCTCGTCCCCAAGACAATCCGCATCCCGGCCAAGGCCGGGGCCGAGGGCAAGCTCTTCGGCTCGGTGACGGCGGCCGACATCATCGCCGCGGTGACCGAGCAGGCGGGCGTGGAGCTCGACCGGCGCAAGCTGCAGCTCGACGAGCCCATCAAGACGCTGGGCACCCACCACGTCCCCGTGAAGCTGCACAGCGATGTGCAGTTCCCGGTGACCGTGGAGGTCGTCGCCAGCTGA
- the ssb gene encoding single-stranded DNA-binding protein translates to MSNGNSVTLVGNVTRDPELRFTPSGQATASFGLAVNRRWQNRQSGEWEEAVSFFDVVCWREMAENASESITRGSRVIVTGRLEQRSWETQDGEKRSKIEVVADEIGPSLRWATATVTKNERRGPGEGGGGGGGQGGGGGQGGGGRPAGANEPPAGGYGYDEEPF, encoded by the coding sequence ATGAGCAACGGCAACAGTGTGACCCTGGTGGGCAACGTCACCCGCGACCCCGAGTTGCGGTTCACCCCCAGCGGGCAGGCCACGGCGTCCTTCGGGCTGGCCGTGAACCGCCGCTGGCAGAACCGGCAGTCGGGCGAGTGGGAGGAAGCAGTTTCGTTCTTCGACGTCGTCTGCTGGCGGGAGATGGCAGAGAACGCCAGCGAGTCGATCACCCGAGGGTCGCGAGTCATCGTGACCGGCCGCCTCGAGCAGCGGTCGTGGGAGACGCAGGACGGCGAGAAGCGCTCGAAGATCGAGGTGGTGGCCGACGAGATCGGCCCCAGCCTCCGGTGGGCAACGGCCACCGTGACCAAGAACGAGCGCCGCGGCCCCGGTGAGGGCGGCGGCGGTGGCGGCGGCCAAGGTGGCGGCGGCGGCCAGGGCGGCGGCGGCCGTCCTGCCGGAGCCAACGAGCCGCCTGCCGGCGGCTACGGGTACGACGAGGAGCCTTTCTAG
- the rpsF gene encoding 30S ribosomal protein S6 has protein sequence MRPYEVMVILDAALEEDVIRSVVDRATELLRSRDANPGRVETWGKRRLAYELNHRTEGYYVLMETTGEPAAMAELDRMLSLADEVIRHKIIRLPEHVAGRRTAPPPAPSAGEAPAEAGAPANGA, from the coding sequence TTGCGGCCCTACGAAGTCATGGTCATCCTCGATGCCGCCCTCGAAGAGGACGTCATCCGCAGCGTTGTCGACCGGGCCACTGAGCTCCTCCGGTCGCGTGATGCCAACCCCGGTCGTGTCGAGACCTGGGGGAAGCGTCGGCTGGCGTACGAGCTCAACCACCGCACCGAGGGCTACTACGTCCTCATGGAGACGACGGGCGAGCCTGCGGCCATGGCCGAGCTCGACCGCATGCTCTCCCTCGCAGACGAGGTGATCCGCCACAAGATCATCCGCCTGCCGGAGCACGTGGCCGGCCGCCGCACGGCGCCCCCGCCGGCCCCTTCAGCAGGTGAGGCCCCCGCCGAGGCGGGCGCCCCAGCGAACGGAGCGTGA
- a CDS encoding DUF192 domain-containing protein has translation MTSSPVELPESLPPGLRRTLAWFSTETGRRALWWIIGVLLALTFLGFLAVGANGPADPTFAGEESVALRVTAADGREQVHCVLVADDAEERARGLMERTDLGPYAGMAFVYQSDVDHGFHMKNTPLPLTVAWYRADGSFVSSADMDPCPQAVVSCPPYKPAGAYRIAVEVPKGRAGALGIGPGSKAAVASACA, from the coding sequence GTGACGAGCAGCCCAGTCGAGCTCCCCGAGTCCCTCCCGCCCGGCCTCCGGCGCACGTTGGCCTGGTTCAGCACCGAGACAGGGCGGCGCGCCCTGTGGTGGATCATCGGCGTCCTCCTGGCCCTGACCTTCCTCGGCTTCCTCGCCGTGGGCGCCAACGGGCCGGCCGACCCGACCTTCGCAGGCGAGGAGTCCGTGGCCCTGCGGGTCACCGCCGCCGACGGGCGCGAGCAGGTGCACTGCGTGCTGGTGGCCGACGACGCCGAGGAGCGGGCCCGGGGCCTGATGGAGCGCACCGACCTCGGCCCGTACGCGGGCATGGCGTTCGTCTACCAGAGCGACGTCGACCACGGCTTCCACATGAAGAACACCCCGCTGCCGTTGACGGTGGCGTGGTACCGGGCCGACGGGTCGTTCGTGTCGTCGGCCGACATGGACCCGTGCCCGCAGGCCGTCGTCTCGTGCCCGCCGTACAAGCCGGCGGGCGCCTACCGCATCGCCGTCGAAGTGCCCAAGGGCCGGGCCGGCGCGCTGGGCATCGGGCCGGGGTCGAAAGCAGCCGTGGCGTCCGCCTGCGCCTGA
- the panB gene encoding 3-methyl-2-oxobutanoate hydroxymethyltransferase: MAAARTSPITVPAVRARKGGEPLVMVTAYDAPGARIADEAGVDLILVGDSLAMVVLGYDDTLQVTVADMAHHTAAVARAKPRPLIVADLPWLSYHVSIEDTVRNAATLIRAGAQSVKLEGGRKRVAHVAALVDAEIPVMGHIGLTPQSVHAMGGFKVQGKDADAAAALVDDALALAEAGCFALVLEGVPDAVARMVTEAVDIPTIGIGAGPWCDGQVLVFHDVLGLEDRVLPKFVRRYAGLKADAVAAVAAYADDVRTGAFPSDAESYHLSDETARVLGLYGSGADAVSA, encoded by the coding sequence ATGGCCGCTGCACGCACGTCGCCCATCACCGTCCCCGCAGTCCGCGCCCGCAAGGGCGGCGAGCCGCTCGTCATGGTCACCGCTTACGACGCCCCCGGTGCCCGCATCGCCGATGAAGCAGGCGTCGACCTCATCCTGGTGGGCGACTCCCTCGCCATGGTGGTGCTCGGCTACGACGACACCCTCCAGGTGACGGTGGCCGACATGGCGCACCACACCGCGGCGGTGGCCCGGGCCAAGCCCCGGCCGCTGATCGTGGCCGACCTGCCCTGGCTGAGCTACCACGTGAGCATCGAGGACACCGTGCGCAACGCCGCGACCCTCATCCGGGCGGGCGCCCAGTCGGTGAAGCTGGAAGGCGGTCGCAAGCGGGTCGCCCATGTGGCCGCCCTGGTCGACGCCGAGATCCCGGTCATGGGCCACATCGGCCTGACCCCGCAGTCGGTGCACGCCATGGGCGGCTTCAAGGTGCAGGGCAAGGACGCCGACGCCGCCGCTGCCCTGGTCGACGACGCCTTGGCCCTGGCCGAGGCGGGCTGCTTCGCCCTCGTGCTCGAAGGCGTGCCCGACGCCGTGGCCCGCATGGTGACCGAGGCCGTCGACATCCCCACCATCGGCATCGGCGCAGGCCCGTGGTGCGACGGCCAGGTGCTCGTCTTCCACGACGTGCTCGGCCTCGAAGACCGGGTGCTGCCGAAGTTCGTGCGCCGCTACGCCGGCTTGAAGGCCGACGCGGTGGCGGCGGTGGCGGCCTATGCCGACGACGTGCGCACCGGCGCCTTCCCGTCGGACGCCGAGAGCTACCACCTCTCCGACGAGACGGCCCGGGTGCTCGGCCTCTACGGCAGCGGCGCCGACGCCGTGTCAGCATGA
- a CDS encoding transglycosylase domain-containing protein: MPEPRPRPRRPAPKKRRSFAWRYRRLLFLFGLLAFTGVAGATYLLVRVPLPPERIQAETSFLTDINGNRLAAIATDTNRVNVKLDDVPEVLVDAVLASEDKSFFEHGGLDPVGLARATISDIRGKGALQGGSTITQQYVKNTYLGSDRTLGRKLKEAALAVKVERKLDKREILERYLNTIYFGRGAYGVQAASRAYFGKDVKDVDLRESSYLAGLIRAPVGADALKNPTLAKSRRDSALRLMARAGHISEADRQAAEAVPVESYVVAKEQADPAFAMPDKGTQYFVEHVRRQLVAKYGEATVYGRGLRVKTTLDLAMQSHAYDAVYGFLNRNDDPAGALVAIDDNGHVKAMVGGKDWAASQLNLATGRDGGGSGRQPGSTFKPFVLAETVKQGYTVQSTFPAPAKIVFPKANQGSDYPVENYENEDFGNSLNLVDATKNSVNTVYAQLIDVIGPAKVADTAHHMGIQSDLVPRLSLTLGTSEVSVLEMAAGYTTLANRGERIDPTVIVEVATADGTVLERVRPSRTKVLERRHADVVTYCLQQVVQSGSGTGAQFGKPLAGKTGTTNDFGDAWFVGYTPKLTAAVWMGYPEGNSRKMLNVRGRRVNGGSFPTAIFKRFMTEATKGVDTGSFPAVTSFPGKTLKPSTRGVIETTTTSSSSSTSTTAPAAAATTTSTTTKKGGGPPPPTSSTTTTTTAPTTTTTEKKRDEGG; the protein is encoded by the coding sequence ATGCCCGAGCCCCGCCCCCGCCCGCGACGGCCGGCCCCGAAGAAGCGCCGCAGCTTCGCCTGGCGCTACCGGCGCCTGCTCTTCCTCTTCGGCCTCCTCGCCTTCACCGGCGTGGCCGGAGCGACCTACCTCTTGGTGCGCGTTCCCCTGCCGCCCGAGCGCATCCAGGCCGAGACCAGCTTCCTCACCGACATCAACGGCAACCGCCTGGCGGCCATCGCCACCGACACCAACCGGGTGAACGTGAAGCTCGACGACGTGCCCGAGGTGCTGGTCGACGCCGTGCTGGCCAGCGAGGACAAGTCGTTCTTCGAACACGGCGGCCTCGACCCCGTGGGCCTGGCCCGGGCCACCATCTCCGACATCCGGGGCAAGGGCGCACTGCAGGGCGGGTCGACCATCACCCAGCAGTACGTGAAGAACACCTACCTGGGCAGCGACCGCACGCTCGGCCGCAAGCTCAAGGAGGCGGCGCTGGCCGTCAAGGTCGAGCGCAAGCTCGACAAGCGGGAGATCCTCGAGCGCTACCTCAACACCATCTACTTCGGGCGGGGCGCCTACGGCGTGCAGGCGGCGTCGCGGGCTTACTTCGGCAAGGACGTCAAGGACGTCGACCTGCGCGAGTCCTCCTACCTGGCGGGCCTCATCCGCGCTCCGGTCGGAGCCGACGCCCTCAAGAACCCCACACTGGCCAAGTCGCGACGCGACAGCGCGCTGCGCCTCATGGCCCGGGCGGGCCACATCAGCGAGGCCGACCGGCAAGCGGCCGAGGCCGTGCCCGTCGAGTCGTACGTGGTGGCCAAGGAACAAGCCGACCCCGCCTTCGCCATGCCCGACAAGGGCACGCAGTACTTCGTGGAGCACGTGCGCCGGCAGTTGGTGGCCAAGTACGGCGAGGCCACCGTCTACGGCCGCGGCCTGCGGGTGAAGACCACCCTCGACCTGGCCATGCAGTCGCACGCCTACGACGCGGTGTACGGCTTCCTCAACCGCAACGACGACCCCGCCGGCGCCCTGGTGGCCATCGACGACAACGGCCACGTCAAGGCCATGGTGGGCGGCAAGGACTGGGCGGCGTCGCAATTGAACCTGGCCACCGGCCGCGACGGCGGGGGCTCGGGACGCCAGCCGGGATCCACCTTCAAGCCCTTCGTGCTGGCCGAGACGGTGAAGCAGGGCTACACGGTGCAGTCGACATTCCCGGCGCCCGCCAAGATCGTCTTCCCCAAGGCCAACCAAGGCTCCGACTACCCCGTCGAGAACTACGAGAACGAGGACTTCGGCAACTCCCTCAACCTCGTCGACGCCACCAAGAACTCGGTGAACACCGTCTACGCCCAGCTCATCGACGTCATCGGCCCGGCCAAGGTGGCCGACACGGCCCATCACATGGGCATCCAGTCCGACCTGGTCCCCCGCCTGTCGCTCACCCTGGGGACCTCTGAGGTGTCGGTGCTGGAGATGGCCGCGGGCTACACCACCCTCGCCAACCGGGGCGAACGGATCGACCCCACGGTGATCGTGGAAGTGGCCACCGCCGACGGCACCGTGCTGGAGCGGGTGCGGCCGTCGCGCACCAAGGTGCTGGAGCGGCGCCATGCCGACGTCGTCACCTACTGCCTGCAGCAGGTGGTGCAGAGCGGGTCGGGCACGGGCGCGCAGTTCGGCAAGCCGCTGGCGGGCAAGACCGGCACCACCAACGACTTCGGCGACGCCTGGTTCGTGGGCTACACGCCCAAGCTCACCGCCGCCGTGTGGATGGGCTACCCCGAAGGCAACTCCCGCAAGATGCTCAACGTGCGGGGCCGCCGGGTGAACGGCGGGTCGTTCCCCACGGCCATCTTCAAGCGCTTCATGACCGAGGCCACCAAGGGCGTCGACACCGGTTCGTTCCCGGCGGTGACGAGCTTTCCGGGCAAGACGCTCAAGCCCTCGACCCGTGGCGTGATCGAGACGACGACCACCTCGTCGTCGTCGTCCACCTCGACCACGGCACCGGCCGCGGCCGCCACCACCACGAGCACCACGACGAAGAAGGGCGGCGGCCCGCCGCCGCCGACCAGTTCCACCACCACCACGACCACGGCGCCGACCACCACGACCACGGAAAAGAAACGCGATGAAGGCGGTTAG
- a CDS encoding DUF5318 family protein, producing the protein MQFGPQSLGASGGANLPGQIDYRLARNSIVKEFRRGRLSRLDVCDAHPELLRAARNIGAPATEDCPICETPALVHVSYAFGARLPPSGQTFIDATELGRLTRRAGQVACYVVEVCPDCNWNHLVRAYPAGRRRA; encoded by the coding sequence GTGCAGTTCGGGCCGCAGTCGTTAGGCGCCTCGGGTGGGGCCAACCTCCCCGGGCAGATCGACTACCGGCTGGCGCGCAACTCCATCGTCAAGGAGTTCCGGCGCGGCCGCCTCTCCCGGCTCGACGTTTGCGATGCCCACCCCGAGCTGCTGCGGGCGGCCCGCAACATCGGCGCCCCAGCCACCGAGGACTGCCCGATCTGCGAGACGCCGGCGCTCGTGCACGTCTCCTACGCCTTCGGTGCGCGCCTGCCTCCGAGCGGCCAGACGTTCATCGACGCCACAGAGCTCGGACGACTGACGCGCCGCGCCGGGCAGGTGGCGTGCTATGTCGTTGAGGTGTGCCCCGACTGCAACTGGAACCACTTGGTCCGCGCCTATCCGGCCGGGAGGCGGCGGGCGTAG
- a CDS encoding PadR family transcriptional regulator, translated as MLELAILGLLKEQELHGYELKKRLTETLGPFSSVSFGSLYPCLARLESAGAVKAVEANGEPGPAIPMTGALTGELAAFRARSRAVRGTRGKKVYGITDRGEHLFEELLLAESQSGDDDRAFNLKLAFARYLPSEARLGLLERRRAYLVERLARARGAVRVRRDRLDAYTQSLLDHGTETTERDISWLDGLIELEKQEDRNR; from the coding sequence TTGCTGGAACTCGCCATCCTGGGCCTGCTGAAGGAACAGGAGCTGCACGGCTACGAACTGAAGAAGCGGCTGACGGAAACGCTCGGCCCGTTCTCCAGCGTGTCGTTCGGCTCCCTGTATCCGTGCTTGGCGCGCCTGGAGTCGGCGGGAGCGGTCAAGGCGGTGGAGGCCAACGGGGAACCGGGGCCTGCCATCCCCATGACGGGAGCCCTCACGGGCGAGCTCGCTGCCTTCCGGGCCAGGTCCCGGGCGGTGCGGGGGACCCGGGGCAAGAAGGTGTACGGCATCACCGACCGGGGTGAGCACCTCTTCGAGGAGCTGCTGCTGGCCGAGTCGCAGTCGGGGGACGACGACCGAGCGTTCAACTTGAAGCTGGCCTTCGCCCGCTACCTGCCCTCGGAGGCCCGCTTGGGGCTCCTGGAGCGGCGGCGGGCCTATCTGGTCGAGCGGTTGGCCCGAGCCCGGGGTGCCGTCCGGGTCCGGCGCGACCGCCTCGATGCGTACACGCAGTCGCTGTTGGATCACGGCACGGAAACGACCGAGCGCGACATCTCGTGGCTCGACGGACTGATCGAACTGGAAAAGCAGGAGGACCGCAACCGATGA
- a CDS encoding inositol-3-phosphate synthase produces MSKVKVAIAGVGNCASSLVQGVEYYRDADPSERVPGLMHVVLGGYHVGDVEFVAAFDVDATKVGIDLGKAIYSGLNNTIRFADVSDLGVTVQRGPTFDGFGEFYREVAEESPAEPVDVAAALRESGADVLVSYLPVGSEEAQRYYAQACLDAGVGFVNAIPVFIASDPEWAAKFTAAGVPIVGDDIKSQVGATIVHRTLARLFEDRGTTIDHTYQLNFGGNMDFMNMLERKRLKSKKLSKTQSVTSQIDAGISDRDVHIGPSDHVPWLEDRKWAMIRLEGRNFGDVPLTVELKLEVHDSPNSAGVIIDAVRCAKVAKDRGIGGPVMGACAYFMKSPPVQYRDEVARQMVDDFADGK; encoded by the coding sequence ATGAGCAAGGTCAAAGTCGCAATCGCAGGCGTGGGCAACTGCGCGAGTTCGCTGGTGCAGGGTGTCGAGTACTACCGCGACGCCGACCCGAGCGAGCGGGTGCCGGGCCTCATGCACGTGGTGCTGGGCGGCTACCACGTGGGAGACGTCGAGTTCGTCGCCGCCTTCGACGTCGACGCCACCAAGGTCGGCATCGACCTGGGCAAGGCCATCTACTCGGGCCTCAACAACACCATCCGCTTCGCCGACGTGAGCGACCTGGGCGTGACCGTGCAGCGGGGGCCGACCTTCGACGGCTTCGGCGAGTTCTACCGGGAGGTGGCCGAGGAATCGCCCGCCGAGCCGGTCGACGTGGCCGCCGCCCTGCGGGAATCGGGCGCCGACGTGCTGGTGTCGTACCTGCCGGTCGGCTCCGAGGAGGCGCAGCGTTACTACGCGCAGGCCTGCCTCGACGCCGGTGTCGGGTTCGTCAACGCCATCCCCGTGTTCATCGCCTCCGACCCCGAGTGGGCGGCCAAGTTCACCGCGGCCGGCGTGCCGATCGTGGGCGACGACATCAAGTCGCAGGTGGGCGCCACCATCGTGCACCGCACCCTGGCCCGGCTGTTCGAGGACCGTGGCACGACGATCGACCACACGTACCAGCTGAACTTCGGCGGGAACATGGACTTCATGAACATGCTGGAGCGCAAGCGGCTGAAGTCGAAGAAGCTCTCCAAGACGCAGTCGGTCACCTCGCAGATCGACGCCGGCATCTCCGACCGCGACGTGCACATCGGCCCGTCCGACCACGTGCCGTGGCTCGAGGACCGCAAGTGGGCGATGATCCGCCTTGAGGGCCGCAACTTCGGTGACGTGCCGCTGACGGTGGAGCTCAAGCTCGAGGTCCACGACTCGCCCAACTCGGCGGGCGTGATCATCGACGCCGTGCGCTGCGCCAAGGTGGCCAAGGACCGCGGCATCGGCGGACCGGTCATGGGTGCGTGCGCCTACTTCATGAAGTCGCCCCCCGTGCAGTACCGCGACGAAGTGGCCCGCCAGATGGTTGACGACTTCGCCGACGGCAAGTAG
- a CDS encoding endonuclease/exonuclease/phosphatase family protein encodes MTFNIQHGAGGDAAALGRACAGLQADVLALQEVDVRVPRSRFVDEVAVVARATGMHSVFAQTCRVGGVGRYGNALLTRAPMADVEVVRLPRVGRTERRGAVLASVDGVTVAATHLSIHQGESAAQLTALVELVRERPQPWVLLGDLNRFPDQLDALAGFDLADTAEPTFPADAPRARIDHIAVVGLRIESVEVLPRQPVSDHRPLAATLISQ; translated from the coding sequence GTGACCTTCAACATTCAGCACGGTGCGGGCGGCGATGCGGCCGCCTTGGGGCGCGCCTGCGCGGGGTTGCAGGCCGACGTGCTGGCGCTCCAGGAGGTCGACGTGCGAGTGCCCCGATCGCGCTTCGTCGACGAGGTGGCAGTGGTCGCCCGGGCCACCGGCATGCACTCGGTGTTCGCGCAGACGTGCCGCGTCGGCGGGGTGGGGCGCTACGGCAACGCCCTGTTGACGCGGGCACCGATGGCCGACGTCGAGGTGGTGCGACTGCCTCGCGTCGGCCGCACTGAGCGGCGCGGTGCGGTGCTGGCGTCGGTCGACGGCGTGACGGTGGCGGCCACCCACCTGTCGATCCACCAAGGGGAGAGCGCGGCCCAACTCACCGCGCTGGTGGAGCTGGTGCGGGAGCGGCCGCAGCCGTGGGTGTTGCTGGGCGACCTCAACCGCTTCCCCGACCAGCTCGACGCGCTGGCAGGCTTCGACCTGGCCGACACCGCTGAGCCGACCTTTCCCGCCGACGCGCCCCGAGCCCGCATCGACCACATCGCCGTCGTGGGCCTGCGCATCGAGTCGGTGGAGGTGCTGCCCCGGCAACCGGTCAGCGACCACCGCCCCCTCGCCGCCACGTTGATTTCGCAGTAG
- a CDS encoding class I SAM-dependent methyltransferase, translated as MPTDNAAAWDRHAAAYQAGAQLPTDVVHYGPDIGTEVDFRLLGDVKGKRVLELGCGGAQCSIAFAKQGATAIGIDFSAEQLAFAKRLCEREEVRVELRQGDLADLAFLRADSIDLVFSAYSFGYVEDLNRVFRQVHRVLKVGAPLVFSLPHPAYDLIDDDSDQPLLVRRSYFDRSPIDYEWNGIPFTDYHHTIGEIYMSLVRASYRVDTILEPAPTHTGPRSQQWRETFRYVPRTLIVRARKEGS; from the coding sequence ATGCCGACCGACAATGCTGCCGCCTGGGATCGTCACGCCGCTGCCTACCAGGCGGGCGCCCAACTCCCCACCGACGTGGTGCACTACGGCCCCGACATCGGCACCGAGGTCGACTTCCGCCTCCTCGGTGACGTCAAGGGCAAGCGGGTGCTCGAGCTCGGGTGCGGCGGCGCCCAGTGCTCCATCGCCTTCGCCAAGCAGGGCGCAACGGCCATCGGCATCGACTTCTCGGCCGAGCAACTGGCCTTTGCCAAGCGCCTGTGCGAGCGGGAGGAAGTGCGGGTCGAGCTGCGCCAGGGCGACCTGGCCGACCTCGCCTTCCTGCGGGCCGACTCCATCGACTTGGTGTTCAGCGCCTATTCGTTCGGCTACGTCGAGGACCTCAACCGGGTCTTCCGCCAGGTGCACCGGGTGCTCAAGGTCGGCGCGCCCTTGGTGTTCAGCCTCCCCCACCCGGCCTACGACCTCATCGACGACGACTCCGACCAGCCGCTGCTGGTGCGCCGCTCGTACTTCGACCGCTCCCCCATCGACTACGAGTGGAACGGGATCCCGTTCACCGATTACCACCACACCATCGGTGAGATCTACATGAGCCTGGTGCGGGCCAGCTATCGGGTCGACACCATCCTCGAGCCCGCACCCACCCACACCGGGCCGCGCAGCCAGCAGTGGCGCGAGACGTTCCGCTACGTGCCCCGCACGCTGATCGTCCGGGCCCGCAAGGAAGGCAGCTGA
- a CDS encoding D-cysteine desulfhydrase family protein produces the protein MVARIQLAHLPTPLEPAPRLAAALHMDDDALWIKRDDCTGLGGGGNKARKLEYLCADALAQGCDTLVTGGGRQSNHVRMTAAAANKLGLDCTIVLSSDPPATPTGNVVLDLVLRPTIEWAGRLDYVSLEAAIDDAAERLRAAGKRPYAMPIGGASVIGEQGYVACAAELPDDVDLVVTAIGSGGTQAGLVAGLGDHAKVLGVDVGARTDPAEAVAHGAAAAAEYAGLRTPVGTPQVDFTQVGPGYAVPTAEGREAVDLAARTEALLLDPVYTGKAMAGLVAARRAGRIERHTRTVFLHTGGLPALFAYAEWVRSGPT, from the coding sequence ATGGTCGCCCGCATCCAACTGGCGCACCTGCCGACGCCCCTGGAACCGGCGCCTCGGCTGGCCGCCGCCTTGCACATGGACGACGACGCCCTCTGGATCAAACGCGACGACTGCACCGGGTTGGGCGGCGGCGGCAACAAGGCCCGCAAGCTTGAGTACCTGTGCGCCGACGCGCTGGCGCAGGGCTGCGACACCTTGGTGACGGGCGGCGGCCGGCAGAGCAACCACGTGCGCATGACCGCCGCCGCGGCCAACAAGCTCGGCCTCGACTGCACCATCGTCCTGTCGAGCGACCCGCCTGCCACACCGACGGGCAACGTCGTACTCGACCTGGTGCTGCGGCCGACCATCGAGTGGGCGGGCCGTCTCGACTACGTCTCCCTGGAGGCGGCCATCGACGACGCCGCCGAACGCCTGCGGGCCGCCGGCAAGCGTCCGTACGCCATGCCCATCGGTGGCGCCTCCGTCATCGGGGAACAGGGTTACGTGGCCTGCGCGGCCGAACTGCCCGACGACGTCGACCTGGTCGTCACCGCCATCGGCTCGGGGGGGACCCAAGCGGGACTGGTGGCGGGGCTTGGCGACCACGCCAAGGTGCTCGGCGTCGACGTCGGGGCCCGCACCGACCCGGCCGAGGCGGTGGCCCATGGCGCGGCCGCCGCCGCCGAGTACGCCGGGTTGCGCACGCCCGTGGGCACGCCGCAGGTGGACTTCACCCAGGTGGGGCCGGGGTACGCAGTGCCGACGGCAGAGGGCCGGGAAGCCGTCGACCTCGCCGCCCGCACCGAAGCGCTGCTGCTCGACCCCGTCTACACGGGCAAGGCCATGGCCGGCCTGGTTGCCGCCCGCCGCGCCGGGCGCATCGAGCGCCACACCCGCACCGTGTTCCTCCACACCGGCGGGCTGCCCGCCCTCTTCGCCTACGCCGAGTGGGTCAGGTCCGGTCCCACGTGA
- a CDS encoding haloacid dehalogenase-like hydrolase: MGRLVLWDIDGTLVRAGQVAADVFSLAVEHAVGRHPGAHGVRMGGKTDPQIALEILASMGIDTGDDHLPLVLGRLEAELAKAVELMREAGTVLPGVRDVLARLHDEPGLVQTVLTGNTAANAATKLAAFDLDRWLDLEIGAFGSDNPDRLALVPVALARAGGRFRPDEVWVVGDTVHDLACARAGGGRCALVRTGARPYELDGVDADAVLDDLSDVESVVKLLTS; the protein is encoded by the coding sequence ATGGGTCGCCTCGTGCTCTGGGACATCGACGGCACGTTGGTGCGGGCGGGGCAGGTGGCGGCCGACGTGTTCTCGCTGGCCGTCGAGCATGCCGTGGGCCGTCACCCCGGGGCGCACGGCGTGCGCATGGGCGGCAAGACCGACCCGCAGATCGCCCTGGAGATCCTCGCTTCCATGGGCATCGACACAGGCGACGACCACCTGCCCCTCGTGCTCGGCCGGTTGGAGGCGGAGTTGGCGAAGGCCGTCGAGCTCATGCGCGAGGCGGGCACCGTGCTGCCGGGGGTGCGCGACGTGCTGGCCCGCCTGCACGACGAGCCCGGCCTGGTGCAGACGGTGCTGACCGGCAACACCGCGGCCAACGCGGCGACCAAGCTGGCCGCCTTCGACCTCGACCGGTGGCTCGACCTGGAGATCGGCGCCTTCGGCAGCGACAACCCCGATCGGCTGGCCCTGGTGCCGGTGGCGTTGGCGCGGGCGGGCGGGCGGTTCCGGCCCGACGAGGTGTGGGTGGTGGGCGACACCGTGCACGACCTGGCCTGCGCCCGGGCGGGCGGGGGGCGCTGTGCGCTGGTGCGCACGGGTGCCCGTCCCTACGAGCTCGACGGCGTGGATGCCGACGCCGTGCTCGACGACCTGTCCGACGTCGAGTCGGTGGTCAAGCTGCTCACGTCGTAG